In Solidesulfovibrio carbinoliphilus subsp. oakridgensis, the sequence TCTGGCCGAACTGGCGTTCGAGCGGCGCGGTCACGGCCGAGGCCATGACGTCGGGGCTGGCGCCGGGATAGAGGGTGCGGACCTGGATGGTCGGGTAGTCCACCTGGGGCAGGGCCGAGACCGGCAGCTGGAAATAGGCCACCGCCCCGGCCAGGATCACGGCCACCATGATGAGCGTGGTCGCGACCGGACGCAGGATGAAAGGGCGCGACAGGTTCATGGCTTGGCGGCCGCTCCGGTGCCCGGGTTTTTGACCACCACGGCCGTGCCGTCCTTGAGCCGGTCCGCGCCCTCGACCACCACGGCCTCGCCGGCGGCGAGGCCCGATTCGACCACGAGATCGGTGCCGACAGCCATGCCCGTGACCACGGACCGGGAGGCCACGGTGTTGTCCTGGCCGACCACGAAGACGTGGGCCCCGCGGGGGCCGCGCAGCACGGCGGCCGCCGGCAGGAGGACCACGCCCTTTCGCTCCTCGAGGAGCAGGACGGCGTTGACGAACTGGTTGGGGAAAAGGGCCTCGTCGGCGTTGGCGAAAATGGCCCGCAGCTTGACCGTGCCCGTGGCCACGTCGATCTGGTTGTCCGTGGTCGAGAGCGTGCCCTCGGCCAGCTTCTGCGACAGGGTGCGGTTAAAGGCCGACACCTTGAGCTTCTCCCCGGCCCGCATCCGCTCCCGCACGGCCGGCAGCTGGTCTTCCGGCAGGGTGAAGACCACGCTTATGGGCGAGACCTGGGTGATGACGCAAAGCCCGGTCGTGTCCGTGGCCCGGACCATGTTGCCGGGATCGAGTTGGCGAAACCCCACCCGGCCCGTGACCGGGGCCGTGATGCGGCTGTATTCGATTTGCAGCTTCGCGTTGTCGATTTGCGCCTTGTCGGACCGGATCGCGCCCTCGTACTGGCGCACCAGCGAGGCCTGGGTGTCCTTGGTCTGGCCGGCCAGCATGTCCTTTTGGACCAGGTTCTGGTAGCGCACGAGATCGGCCTTGGCGTTGTCGAGCAGGGCCTGGTCCTTGGCCAGCTGGCCCTGGTACTGGTCGAGCTGGGCCTGGAAGGGGCGAGGGTCGATCCGGGCGAGCAGGTCCCCTTCCTTGACGAGCTGGCCTTCCTTGAAGCGGACCTCGGTCAACTCTCCGTCCACCCGGCTTTTGACGGTGACGGTCTTGAGCGGCGTCACCGTGCCGATGCCGGACAGGGTCACGGGCGCGACCCCGAGCTTGGCCTGTTCGGTGGTCACGGTCACGGCGGGCGGCCCGCCGGGGCCGCCCCGGGACTGCTGGGCCGCGCCGTCGCGGGGAAACCGCCACACGAGCAGGCCCACGGCCAGAAAAGCGGCCAGGGCCACGAGCGCCCATCGTAGCGGGCGTAGCGGGCGTAGCGGGCCTATCGGGCGCGTCCGCCCTTGTGGCCTGGAACCGGTCCCAGTCTTCGGCATGACTGTCTTCCTTGTCGTTATTTGGCGGCGCCGTGAAAAAGGCCGGAATCGGCGTCGCCTGTCCCTCGTCGTTTCCGGGTGGCAAAAGGTTACACGTGTCACGGCCGGCCGGCCAGCCCGCCAGCGGCGTCTTTCCAAAACGTCAGACGATCGTCGCGCCCCTGGCCGCCCCGGGCCGCCCCGGCCGGCCCGGTCGCCCACGTCGCCCACGTCGCCCACGTCGCCCACGTCGCAAGGACGATCCGGGTCAGGCCCCCCTTTGGCCCGACCAGGGCGGCCAGGGCGTCCCATACCACGTTTCCCTAAGATGCGCGGGCCCGCACGCCAAGGGAAAACGCCCGCATGACCTTCCCTCCGTTTACGCCGATCCCAAACCCTGGCGCCGCGTCAGGCTCAAAAGGGAAATGCGGTTTTTTGAAGGCCCCGACGTTTTTGTGGCTGCGGCCTGCGAAATCGTACGCCCCGAAAGCCGCCGCGCCGCCGGAAAAAGAAATCCCGGCCGCGTCGCCACGGCTGCTGTCTGGGAAAAAGGGGAACCGGTGTCGGAGACGGCGACAACAGCCGCCGGAGGGAGACGGGAAGGAAAAGGCCACGGCGGTTGCAAAAGCCCGGCCGGGCTTTTGCAACCCCAGGCTCACATCGCGCCGCTGAAGCGGGCGAAGCTCATGCATTCAAAACGGTTGGAAAAGGGGCACGGTTCCTTGGCAAACCACTTCCTCCTGGGGCACCAGTAGGCCTTCTTGAACGGCTCGTTGCACCCGGAGGGCGTGGTGGCCTTGCGGGAAAACGAGCCGATCCGCATCCTGCCGTCCGTGTGACCGAAACTGACTACGGCCATGGTCGTCACCTCCGTTTTTTCTTCTTCCACTGCATACGGCGGGCCAATGGCAACGCAGCCCCGCTCCCCCCTTCCGCCTCCTCCGCCGCCCCTGGCGCGCCGCCCGGTTTTGATCTATGAGCCCACCATCCACACGCCATCGCCGCCGGAACCTCCGGCGCGCAAAGGAGAACGCCATGGGACTTCTCGCAGCCAGCGGCGGTTTCACCCGGTACAGGATCGTCGGCGAAGTCAAAGACGAGATCCTGCGCCAGGCGCCTGACCGCCTGAAAAAATACGCCTTTGTCGACATCGACCACTCGGCCGACGAACGCTCCTTCGGCTGGGTCGCCTTCGAGGACTACCTCGACAACGAGTGGCGCAGCGCGCCCCCGGAAAAAGGCCACTACCTGGCCTTTTCCCTGCGCCTCGACACCCGCCGGGTCTCGCCGGCCGTGCTCAAAAAGCACCTGCGCCTGGCCCTGGACCAGGAAAAGGAGCACATGAAATCCGACGGCAAGGCCTTTCTCTCCAAAGACCGCAAGAAAGAGATCGCCGAACGGGTCAAACTCTCGCTCATGGCCCGCTCCCTCCCCATCCCGGCCATCTTCGAGGCCGTCTGGAACACCCTCGACCACACCGTCTGGCTCTGCTCCACCAACAGCAAGGTCCAGACCCTCTTCGACGACCTCTTCACCATGACCTTCGAACTGCAACTCGAACCCCAGACCCCGGCCTACCTCGCGGAGCGCATCATCGGCGTCGAACGCGGCCTGGCCCTCGAACACGTCGAACCCAGCCAGTTCGCCGGTTAGAAAACGAAGAAAAGATGCCTCCGGCGGCCGGGGGGGATCATCCCCCCCGGACCCCCTGAATGGGAGGCAGAGACAAAATTCAGAAAGCACAGTGGCAGGAGATAACGCGATGGACGTCAATATGGCGGAAGCCAAGAACCCGATCCTCGGCCAGGATTTCCTGACCTGGCTCTGGTTCAAAAGCGAGAAGAGCGGCTGGTTGTTCAAACTGCCGGACGGCGGCGAAGTGAACGTCTACCTGGAGCAGAAGATCTCGGTGCGCGGCGGCGAAGGCGACGACGCCGAAACAGCCACCGTCTCCGGCCCCCACGCCCAGTTCGCCGAAGCGCGGCTCGGCGTCAA encodes:
- a CDS encoding MdtA/MuxA family multidrug efflux RND transporter periplasmic adaptor subunit yields the protein MPKTGTGSRPQGRTRPIGPLRPLRPLRWALVALAAFLAVGLLVWRFPRDGAAQQSRGGPGGPPAVTVTTEQAKLGVAPVTLSGIGTVTPLKTVTVKSRVDGELTEVRFKEGQLVKEGDLLARIDPRPFQAQLDQYQGQLAKDQALLDNAKADLVRYQNLVQKDMLAGQTKDTQASLVRQYEGAIRSDKAQIDNAKLQIEYSRITAPVTGRVGFRQLDPGNMVRATDTTGLCVITQVSPISVVFTLPEDQLPAVRERMRAGEKLKVSAFNRTLSQKLAEGTLSTTDNQIDVATGTVKLRAIFANADEALFPNQFVNAVLLLEERKGVVLLPAAAVLRGPRGAHVFVVGQDNTVASRSVVTGMAVGTDLVVESGLAAGEAVVVEGADRLKDGTAVVVKNPGTGAAAKP